The proteins below come from a single Sphingomicrobium sediminis genomic window:
- the rplL gene encoding 50S ribosomal protein L7/L12 codes for MADLEKIVDQLSELTVLEAAELSKMLEEKWGVSASAAVAVAAPGAGGGEAAAEEKDEFDVILTGDGGKKINVIKEVRAITGLGLGEAKALVEGAPKPLKEGASKDEANEIKEKIEAAGGTVELK; via the coding sequence ATGGCTGATCTGGAAAAGATTGTTGACCAGCTTTCGGAACTGACCGTTCTCGAAGCTGCCGAGCTTTCGAAAATGCTCGAAGAAAAGTGGGGCGTGAGCGCCTCGGCCGCGGTTGCTGTTGCAGCGCCGGGTGCCGGTGGTGGCGAAGCTGCTGCTGAAGAAAAGGACGAGTTCGACGTGATCCTCACCGGCGACGGTGGCAAGAAGATCAACGTCATCAAGGAAGTCCGTGCGATCACCGGCCTGGGTCTTGGCGAAGCCAAGGCGCTCGTCGAAGGCGCTCCGAAGCCCCTCAAGGAAGGTGCTTCGAAGGACGAAGCCAACGAAATCAAGGAAAAGATCGAAGCCGCTGGCGGCACCGTCGAGCTCAAGTAA
- a CDS encoding anti-sigma factor, with protein MSEKDDVTAAELALGLLEGDERAAAQRRVLSDPEFAAEVEKWRDHFATLFPQVPEAEPPASLEARILAANDPVPAARSKGPGLWRPAAIVASLGLVGLTTMTLVQQPSSTAYEDAAEMSVPSMADEQVTAETETMANADLGTERAIAAAPLIASFTVAGFDQPRVAIYNAASETLTMPGDMPIPAGHSAQLWAELDGKAVALGTFAAVDGGVAASTTRELPAGTVLMISFEPEGQPVTNISGEVVAEGRLTTV; from the coding sequence ATGAGCGAAAAGGACGATGTAACTGCAGCCGAACTGGCGCTGGGCCTGCTCGAGGGAGACGAGCGGGCGGCGGCGCAACGTCGCGTGCTGTCCGATCCCGAATTTGCTGCCGAAGTCGAAAAGTGGCGCGACCACTTCGCGACGCTCTTCCCGCAAGTGCCGGAAGCCGAACCGCCCGCATCGCTCGAGGCCCGCATCCTGGCGGCCAATGATCCTGTGCCTGCTGCACGCAGCAAGGGCCCGGGTCTCTGGCGCCCCGCCGCAATTGTCGCGAGCCTCGGCCTTGTCGGCCTGACCACCATGACCCTGGTACAGCAGCCCTCCTCCACCGCATACGAGGACGCCGCCGAAATGTCGGTGCCCAGCATGGCGGACGAGCAGGTCACTGCCGAAACCGAAACGATGGCCAATGCCGATCTGGGTACGGAAAGAGCGATCGCAGCCGCGCCGCTGATCGCCAGCTTCACCGTTGCCGGTTTCGACCAGCCCCGGGTCGCGATCTACAATGCCGCTTCCGAAACGCTGACCATGCCGGGCGACATGCCCATCCCTGCCGGTCATAGCGCCCAGCTCTGGGCCGAATTGGATGGCAAAGCGGTGGCGCTTGGCACCTTCGCCGCCGTCGATGGGGGCGTCGCAGCCTCGACCACCCGCGAACTGCCCGCCGGCACCGTGCTGATGATCAGCTTCGAACCCGAGGGCCAGCCGGTCACAAATATTTCGGGCGAAGTCGTGGCCGAAGGTCGTCTCACGACAGTCTGA
- a CDS encoding GGDEF domain-containing protein has translation MSKSESVGRYDGAMERELIRALIDRAQHSVLANIFGLLILIGMAFMVPFREALVVGILLRMTAVCYTGYNTGRIRMAITSGKPVTPEVNRFAWGMAWAGLTWGALLFVIPLQEMTSLSAMLIVSVVVSGVLLVAATASAVPQVMWSYFATFIVMLVAWLFYITPTYGMAPVFAVLGLGAAGISAASSLTRESNGAAKLIFENRQLAEKLTSLNAELEAIAEEKSHLASHDPLTGLANRRSFELFAENITEAGDRSQWSVLLIDLDHFKEVNDAAGHAGGDAVLIAAGSLLKSVANALPDQGFAARIGGEEFVLMVRGLRDSAVRDIAVSVNARLRVVPAPDGYDGTISGSIGTSRWADDEPIDRCLQRADRLLYDAKEQGRNRIVASQNDIPDLPYDPPLAS, from the coding sequence ATGAGTAAGAGTGAATCCGTGGGGCGTTATGACGGGGCAATGGAGCGCGAACTGATCCGCGCCCTGATCGACCGTGCCCAGCACAGCGTCCTCGCCAACATTTTCGGGCTGCTGATCCTGATCGGGATGGCCTTCATGGTGCCGTTTCGCGAAGCACTCGTGGTCGGGATCCTGCTGCGCATGACTGCCGTTTGCTACACCGGATACAATACTGGCCGCATCCGCATGGCTATCACCTCTGGAAAGCCGGTCACTCCGGAGGTCAATCGCTTCGCATGGGGCATGGCTTGGGCCGGGCTCACCTGGGGTGCGCTCCTCTTCGTCATTCCGTTGCAGGAAATGACCTCCCTCTCGGCGATGCTGATCGTGTCGGTCGTGGTGAGTGGCGTCCTCCTCGTTGCCGCGACCGCGTCGGCAGTGCCGCAGGTCATGTGGTCCTATTTCGCCACCTTCATCGTCATGCTGGTTGCCTGGCTCTTCTACATCACGCCCACCTACGGCATGGCGCCGGTTTTTGCCGTGCTCGGCCTCGGCGCAGCGGGGATCAGTGCCGCAAGCTCGCTGACGCGCGAATCCAACGGCGCGGCCAAGCTGATCTTCGAGAACCGACAACTCGCCGAAAAGCTTACGAGCCTGAATGCCGAGTTGGAGGCTATCGCCGAAGAAAAGTCGCACCTTGCAAGCCACGACCCGCTGACGGGGCTAGCCAATCGCCGCTCGTTCGAGCTGTTCGCGGAAAACATCACTGAAGCCGGCGACCGCTCACAATGGTCGGTTCTGCTCATTGACCTCGACCATTTCAAGGAGGTCAATGATGCCGCCGGGCATGCTGGTGGCGACGCCGTGCTGATCGCAGCCGGCAGCCTCCTAAAATCGGTGGCGAATGCCCTGCCCGATCAAGGATTCGCTGCCCGGATCGGCGGCGAAGAGTTCGTCTTGATGGTACGGGGCCTGCGTGACAGTGCGGTGCGCGACATTGCCGTCTCGGTGAACGCAAGACTGCGCGTCGTCCCGGCGCCCGACGGTTATGATGGCACGATTTCAGGCTCGATCGGCACCAGTCGCTGGGCCGATGACGAGCCGATCGACCGCTGTCTCCAGCGCGCCGACCGCCTGCTCTATGATGCCAAGGAACAGGGACGGAACCGCATCGTCGCTTCGCAAAACGACATTCCGGACCTGCCCTACGACCCGCCACTGGCCAGCTGA
- a CDS encoding FAD-dependent oxidoreductase, translating into MMMENIGADLEVMKRVPLADEHVAAIREIAEEVEYETGEMVAEVGDPMNRFVYVLDGEIEVVDPYSGGRLVESTLGPTQFMGELAFLNAGSYTLPMRAAKATTTLEAPREKMLDLMSKVPELSDHVITVFSARRRKQFEDHRSSIKLIGADKDSAVQNVARFLSRNRIPFQNYDLDTSEGEGLRLCKIAEHEPSVIFASDMVIDDPTPRKVARLLGLDLGVGEQAEVDLLIVGGGPAGVAAAVYAGAEGLSAIAIEDTAIGGQAGTSSRIENYMGFPTGISGADLIYRGQVQAMKFGTRFVMPRRVVKLTQREDGRFCAELDEDGEIVCAHSVLVATGVQYRRLPLDRLQELEGAGIYYAATEMEARFCAGKEAVVIGGGNSAGQAAMYLSRHAKCVHLMIRGDTLADSMSSYLRDRLEADPGIQIHYNSEVCGLHGEGTLDAVTIKGPDGERRQDCGGLFIMIGAAPNTEWLSDLVELDEKGFVLCGADVGKPMFAETSCDGIFAVGDVRASSIKRVASAVGEGSVVVSSIWSHVAKCHEKMGNDPPGSIDD; encoded by the coding sequence ATGATGATGGAAAATATCGGTGCCGACCTTGAGGTGATGAAGCGGGTGCCGCTGGCTGACGAACATGTCGCGGCCATTCGCGAGATCGCCGAGGAAGTCGAGTACGAGACGGGGGAAATGGTCGCCGAAGTCGGCGATCCGATGAACCGGTTCGTCTATGTCCTCGATGGCGAGATCGAGGTGGTCGATCCCTATTCCGGTGGCCGTCTCGTCGAAAGCACATTGGGTCCCACCCAGTTCATGGGCGAGCTCGCCTTCCTCAATGCCGGCAGCTACACCCTGCCCATGCGCGCGGCCAAGGCCACGACGACCCTCGAGGCGCCGCGCGAAAAGATGCTCGACCTGATGAGCAAGGTCCCCGAACTGTCCGACCATGTGATCACCGTCTTCTCGGCGCGGCGGCGCAAGCAATTCGAGGATCATCGCAGCTCGATCAAGCTGATCGGCGCGGACAAGGATAGCGCGGTCCAGAATGTCGCGCGCTTCCTCTCGCGCAACCGCATTCCCTTCCAGAATTACGATCTCGACACGTCCGAGGGCGAAGGCCTGCGCCTCTGCAAGATTGCCGAGCATGAGCCGAGCGTCATATTCGCGTCCGACATGGTCATCGACGACCCCACGCCGCGCAAGGTCGCGCGCTTGCTCGGCCTCGACCTCGGCGTGGGCGAACAGGCCGAGGTCGACCTGCTGATCGTGGGCGGCGGTCCAGCAGGCGTCGCCGCGGCGGTCTATGCCGGCGCCGAGGGTCTCTCCGCCATCGCGATCGAGGATACTGCCATTGGCGGCCAGGCTGGCACATCGAGCCGCATCGAGAATTATATGGGCTTCCCAACCGGTATTTCCGGCGCGGATCTCATCTATCGCGGGCAAGTTCAGGCGATGAAGTTCGGCACGCGCTTCGTGATGCCGCGCCGCGTCGTCAAACTCACCCAGCGCGAGGATGGCCGCTTCTGTGCAGAGCTGGACGAGGATGGCGAAATCGTTTGCGCCCATTCCGTCCTTGTTGCCACCGGAGTCCAGTATCGTCGCTTGCCGCTCGACCGCCTGCAGGAACTTGAGGGCGCCGGCATCTATTATGCGGCGACCGAGATGGAAGCGCGCTTCTGCGCCGGCAAGGAAGCCGTCGTCATCGGCGGCGGTAACAGCGCCGGCCAAGCCGCCATGTATTTGTCGCGCCACGCCAAGTGCGTCCATCTCATGATCCGCGGCGACACGCTCGCCGACAGCATGTCGAGCTACCTGCGCGACCGGCTCGAAGCCGACCCCGGCATCCAGATTCATTACAATAGCGAGGTGTGCGGGCTGCATGGCGAAGGGACGCTCGATGCAGTGACGATCAAGGGGCCCGACGGCGAGCGGCGGCAGGATTGCGGCGGTCTCTTCATCATGATCGGCGCCGCGCCCAATACCGAATGGCTCTCCGACCTCGTCGAGCTCGACGAGAAGGGCTTCGTCTTGTGCGGTGCCGATGTCGGCAAGCCGATGTTCGCTGAAACCAGCTGCGACGGCATCTTCGCGGTCGGCGATGTGCGCGCCAGCTCGATCAAGCGTGTCGCCTCTGCCGTGGGCGAAGGCTCGGTCGTCGTCAGCTCGATCTGGAGCCATGTCGCCAAATGCCATGAGAAGATGGGCAACGACCCGCCCGGCAGCATCGACGACTAG
- the rplJ gene encoding 50S ribosomal protein L10 has translation MDRSQKADLVAELKDVFAETGVVVVTRNNGLTVSQSSNLRNQMRDAGAQFKVAKNRLALIALEDSQYKPIGELLKGPTALATSSDPVAAAKVAVNFAKENEQFEILGGAMGETVLDVDGIKALAELPSLDELRGKIVGLINAPATKIAQISKEPAGLLARVLSAKAAA, from the coding sequence ATGGATCGTTCGCAAAAAGCCGATCTGGTTGCCGAGCTGAAAGACGTCTTTGCGGAGACGGGCGTTGTGGTCGTGACCCGGAATAACGGGCTCACGGTGTCGCAGTCGTCCAACCTGCGCAACCAGATGCGTGACGCCGGTGCCCAGTTCAAGGTCGCGAAGAACCGCCTTGCCCTGATCGCCCTCGAGGACAGCCAGTACAAGCCGATCGGCGAACTGCTGAAGGGGCCGACCGCCCTTGCGACCTCGTCCGATCCGGTGGCTGCCGCCAAGGTGGCCGTCAACTTCGCCAAGGAGAACGAACAGTTCGAAATCCTCGGCGGTGCGATGGGCGAGACCGTTCTCGATGTCGACGGGATCAAGGCACTGGCCGAACTGCCCTCGCTCGACGAGCTTCGCGGCAAGATTGTGGGTCTTATCAATGCGCCCGCAACCAAGATCGCGCAGATCTCGAAGGAGCCTGCGGGTCTTCTCGCACGCGTCCTGAGCGCCAAGGCTGCGGCCTGA
- a CDS encoding sigma-70 family RNA polymerase sigma factor, with amino-acid sequence MSRAPRRSTPEERAALESALVATGEEDRSAFSTLYRLTSAKLFGICLRICGSKAAAEDVMSDVYLTIWKRAGAYQPGRASPISWLATIARNRAIDWRRAAANRPMADIDDVVEPASDTPAADDMIAESQRDAALEECLRGLGDDQQRAVRTAFFGGLTYAELADKEGIPLGTMKSRMRRALIALKSCMEGKE; translated from the coding sequence ATGAGCCGAGCGCCCCGCCGATCGACCCCTGAGGAACGTGCCGCGCTGGAATCCGCGCTCGTTGCGACGGGCGAAGAGGATCGCTCTGCCTTTTCAACACTTTACCGACTTACGTCCGCGAAGCTTTTTGGCATCTGCTTACGTATCTGTGGAAGCAAGGCTGCTGCGGAGGACGTGATGAGCGATGTCTATCTAACGATCTGGAAGCGTGCGGGCGCCTATCAGCCCGGGCGCGCGAGCCCGATCAGCTGGCTCGCCACCATCGCGCGCAACCGTGCCATCGATTGGCGCCGCGCCGCAGCCAACCGCCCGATGGCGGATATTGACGACGTCGTCGAACCCGCCAGCGACACGCCGGCCGCCGACGACATGATCGCCGAAAGCCAGCGCGATGCAGCGCTGGAGGAATGTTTGCGCGGGCTGGGCGATGACCAGCAGCGTGCGGTGCGTACCGCTTTCTTTGGCGGGCTCACCTATGCCGAGCTTGCCGACAAGGAAGGCATTCCTCTCGGCACGATGAAAAGCAGGATGCGGCGCGCGCTCATTGCGCTCAAATCCTGTATGGAAGGGAAGGAATGA
- a CDS encoding GGDEF domain-containing protein: MDRIDNQGSHGELSRVRIASMLGRIRHATPANVMALSIVAYLCFVLPYGEQLAIVVGLRVTALLASAVAAKYVLAALDRGDDLLWPIRFLSLSLFWAGVTWGLLLAAIPIQDVESLGSAFLMLTVVTGLTLIVSAINPVSHILWSFMFGFTLSLGHFLYRIGEMYGVAPALSALSLLLAILICAVGLMRESRETGEIVLENRRLAEELGTLNLQLEETARENDRLAHHDLLSGIGNRRSFEEFAQTIEEQENRDRWNLLLIDLDHFKRVNDQAGHAAGDEVLRSTGSLLKEVAVALPGEAYAARLGGEEFGLLVEGLRDRAVADLNAAILQRFRLIAAPEGYFGQISASIGAARWGAKEKLDAVLRRADQALYRAKEEGRDRAVTAAAAPRNADQSSGVETMSGDSANGVMPNSG; encoded by the coding sequence ATGGACCGGATCGACAATCAGGGCAGCCACGGCGAATTGAGCCGCGTGCGCATTGCCAGCATGCTGGGCCGGATCCGGCACGCCACGCCCGCCAATGTCATGGCATTGTCGATCGTCGCCTATCTCTGCTTCGTTCTGCCCTATGGCGAGCAACTAGCGATCGTGGTGGGCTTACGCGTTACCGCCCTCCTCGCTTCAGCTGTAGCCGCCAAATATGTGCTCGCAGCCTTGGATCGTGGTGACGACCTTCTCTGGCCGATCCGCTTCCTGAGCCTGTCCCTGTTCTGGGCCGGAGTAACCTGGGGGCTTCTGCTTGCCGCGATCCCCATTCAGGATGTCGAGAGCCTGGGCTCGGCTTTCCTCATGCTCACGGTCGTCACCGGCCTGACCCTCATCGTCAGTGCGATTAACCCGGTGTCGCACATATTGTGGTCCTTCATGTTCGGATTCACGCTCAGCCTCGGTCATTTTCTTTACCGCATCGGCGAGATGTATGGCGTCGCGCCCGCGCTGTCGGCGCTGTCGTTACTACTGGCCATCCTGATCTGCGCCGTCGGGTTGATGCGCGAAAGCCGCGAGACCGGCGAAATCGTGCTGGAGAACCGGCGGCTCGCGGAAGAGCTGGGCACCCTCAACCTGCAGCTCGAGGAAACCGCGCGCGAAAATGACCGTCTCGCCCACCACGATTTGTTGTCGGGAATTGGCAACCGCCGCTCGTTCGAGGAATTCGCGCAGACGATCGAGGAGCAGGAAAACCGCGATCGTTGGAACCTGCTTCTGATCGATCTTGATCACTTCAAGCGAGTAAACGACCAGGCCGGGCATGCCGCAGGCGACGAGGTGCTGCGCAGCACCGGAAGCCTCCTCAAGGAAGTTGCCGTGGCCCTTCCGGGCGAAGCCTATGCCGCGCGGCTCGGCGGCGAGGAATTCGGACTGCTGGTCGAAGGCTTGCGCGACCGCGCCGTTGCCGACCTGAATGCCGCCATCCTCCAGCGCTTTCGCTTGATTGCCGCGCCCGAAGGCTATTTCGGCCAGATTTCCGCTTCGATCGGCGCTGCACGCTGGGGAGCGAAGGAAAAGCTCGACGCCGTTCTGCGCCGGGCAGATCAGGCGCTATATCGGGCCAAGGAAGAAGGGCGCGACAGGGCCGTTACAGCCGCCGCCGCGCCCCGCAATGCCGATCAGTCTTCGGGCGTCGAGACGATGTCAGGCGACTCCGCGAACGGCGTGATGCCGAATTCCGGATAG
- a CDS encoding DM13 domain-containing protein, which yields MVRIFALIVTHLIAIAIGFGAGVYFLPILTAEPAPPSQVLEEQAAAATYSAELTRDLRGSDRLHWGEGKISITEDAISHQGELAPGPDYYVYLTRDFVEHEDEFLAVKDEAFRVGMVRSFDGFILDLPEGIDLEEYTTVVIWCESFGEFITAGQYREG from the coding sequence ATGGTACGCATCTTCGCATTGATCGTGACCCACCTGATCGCCATCGCGATCGGCTTTGGCGCAGGGGTCTATTTCCTGCCTATCCTGACCGCCGAGCCCGCACCGCCGAGCCAAGTCCTGGAGGAGCAGGCCGCGGCGGCGACCTATTCTGCCGAACTGACGCGCGACCTTCGCGGCAGCGACCGGCTCCACTGGGGCGAAGGGAAGATCAGCATCACCGAGGACGCAATCTCGCATCAGGGCGAGCTGGCACCCGGGCCCGATTACTACGTCTATCTCACGCGTGACTTCGTCGAGCATGAGGACGAGTTTTTGGCCGTCAAGGACGAAGCTTTTCGCGTTGGCATGGTGCGAAGCTTCGACGGTTTCATCCTCGACCTGCCCGAAGGCATCGATCTTGAGGAATATACGACCGTGGTGATCTGGTGCGAAAGTTTCGGCGAGTTCATCACTGCCGGCCAGTATCGCGAAGGCTGA
- a CDS encoding fasciclin domain-containing protein, whose amino-acid sequence MKFTKTLLAAAALATATAVPASAGHHHNSQPDIVAAAASNDNFETLVAAVKAAGLVETLQGDGPFTVFAPTDRAFAKLPDGTVGALVQPENRDALTGILTYHVVAGEFKAADVLDLVRRHGGSAAIPTVQGGELIASLSDGELILTDEQGNRIAVTQTDLDVSNGVIHVIDGVLMP is encoded by the coding sequence ATGAAGTTCACCAAGACCCTGCTCGCCGCCGCTGCGCTGGCGACCGCCACTGCCGTTCCCGCTAGCGCCGGCCATCATCACAACAGCCAGCCCGACATCGTCGCTGCTGCTGCGTCGAACGACAATTTCGAAACGCTCGTCGCTGCCGTGAAGGCTGCGGGCCTTGTCGAAACGCTGCAGGGCGATGGTCCCTTCACCGTCTTCGCGCCCACCGACCGCGCCTTTGCCAAGCTGCCCGACGGCACCGTCGGCGCGCTAGTCCAGCCCGAAAATCGCGACGCGCTGACCGGTATTCTCACCTATCATGTCGTTGCCGGCGAATTCAAAGCCGCCGACGTGCTCGACCTCGTCCGTCGCCATGGCGGCAGCGCTGCCATCCCCACGGTTCAGGGCGGCGAACTGATCGCCTCGCTGTCGGACGGCGAGCTCATCCTCACCGATGAACAAGGTAACCGTATCGCGGTCACCCAGACCGACCTCGACGTCTCGAACGGCGTCATCCACGTCATTGACGGCGTGCTGATGCCGTAA
- a CDS encoding amidohydrolase family protein, with translation MKKWMLLAASMMIMPAAANAQEREYRVLTNQTDIGYVKVNEDGDTVTIETDIKNNGRGPTSSETILLGEDGIPVNWTVTGTTTFGSPIDEFYRIEDGRAVWMDAAGGGSSDTPLFYIAQNGTSAALLAELLFDDEDMAMDVLPGGTARLTEIERYTYDGADGPVETITYALSGLSMAPSYITLDADGEFFASASPGGASVLKGYEGAEERLRERAAALSAERLSGLQEEYARTFDGPVRIQNVRVFDSVAGRLSDPVDVVMNGDRIGLIESAGATPTEGETIIDGAGGVLMPGMFEMHGHVGQESALTNILAGVTSIRDVGNRNDVLATLIDRIEKGEIAGPRITRSGFIEGQSDFSANGGIVVGTLEEAMDAVRFYAARGFWGVKLYNSMRPEWNEVIIPEAKRLGLKVHGHVPAFATADEMIAAGYDEVTHANQAMLGWVIQKDEDTRTLFRFTAMKRFPDLDVDGPEVTATLDAMVANNVAHDPTLVIHELGLTAENGKVGPGFVDVYPNMPASSQRGMKQELFGTSGPEERAEYVAAYNFIKDVLTRMHERGIMLVPGTDMGGGFNYHRELQLFEELGMSREEVLSRATIDMARYLGQEEDLGSIERGKLADFFLVMGDPTKDLKDLKKIGLVAKGGQIYFPAEVYPEFGITPFAESPDIVSTPED, from the coding sequence ATGAAGAAATGGATGCTTCTTGCCGCGAGCATGATGATCATGCCGGCGGCGGCGAATGCGCAGGAACGCGAATATCGCGTCCTCACCAACCAGACGGACATCGGCTATGTGAAGGTCAACGAAGATGGCGACACCGTCACCATCGAGACCGACATCAAGAATAATGGCCGCGGCCCTACCAGCAGCGAGACGATCCTGCTCGGCGAGGACGGGATTCCGGTGAATTGGACGGTGACGGGCACGACCACCTTCGGCAGCCCGATCGATGAATTTTACCGCATCGAGGATGGCCGCGCCGTCTGGATGGATGCGGCCGGTGGCGGATCGAGCGACACGCCGCTCTTCTACATCGCGCAGAACGGGACCAGTGCAGCCCTGCTCGCCGAACTCCTGTTCGATGATGAGGATATGGCGATGGATGTGCTGCCCGGCGGCACTGCGCGCCTGACCGAGATCGAGCGCTACACCTATGACGGCGCCGATGGCCCGGTCGAGACGATCACTTATGCGCTGTCCGGCCTGTCGATGGCGCCGAGCTACATCACGCTCGACGCGGACGGCGAATTTTTCGCCAGCGCCTCGCCCGGCGGGGCCAGCGTTCTCAAGGGCTATGAAGGCGCTGAAGAACGCCTGCGCGAACGGGCCGCTGCCCTGTCGGCAGAGCGCTTGTCCGGTCTCCAGGAAGAATATGCGCGGACCTTCGATGGGCCAGTGCGGATCCAGAATGTCCGGGTGTTCGACAGCGTCGCGGGTCGCCTCAGCGACCCGGTTGACGTCGTCATGAACGGCGATCGTATCGGCCTCATCGAGAGCGCCGGCGCGACCCCGACCGAAGGCGAGACCATCATCGACGGGGCCGGCGGCGTGCTGATGCCCGGCATGTTCGAGATGCACGGCCATGTCGGCCAAGAAAGCGCCCTCACCAACATCCTCGCGGGCGTTACCTCGATCCGCGATGTCGGCAACCGCAACGACGTGCTGGCCACCCTCATCGATCGCATCGAGAAGGGCGAGATTGCCGGCCCGCGTATCACCCGCTCGGGCTTTATCGAGGGGCAGAGCGACTTTTCAGCCAATGGCGGCATTGTCGTCGGCACGCTCGAGGAAGCGATGGATGCTGTGCGTTTCTATGCGGCGCGCGGCTTCTGGGGCGTAAAGCTCTACAATTCGATGCGTCCCGAATGGAACGAGGTCATCATTCCCGAGGCCAAGCGCCTCGGCCTCAAGGTGCATGGCCACGTTCCGGCCTTCGCGACCGCCGACGAGATGATTGCAGCGGGCTATGACGAAGTGACGCACGCCAACCAGGCGATGCTCGGCTGGGTCATCCAGAAGGATGAGGATACGCGCACGCTTTTCCGCTTCACCGCGATGAAGCGCTTCCCCGACCTCGATGTGGACGGCCCCGAAGTGACGGCGACGCTCGATGCGATGGTCGCCAACAATGTCGCGCACGATCCGACCCTGGTGATCCACGAGCTTGGCCTCACCGCCGAGAACGGCAAGGTCGGCCCGGGCTTCGTCGACGTCTATCCCAACATGCCGGCGAGCAGCCAACGCGGCATGAAACAGGAATTGTTCGGCACGTCCGGCCCCGAAGAGCGCGCCGAATATGTCGCCGCCTACAATTTCATCAAGGATGTGCTGACCAGGATGCACGAGCGCGGCATCATGCTGGTGCCCGGCACGGACATGGGCGGCGGCTTTAACTATCACCGCGAGCTGCAATTGTTCGAGGAACTCGGCATGAGCCGCGAGGAAGTGCTGAGCCGCGCCACGATCGACATGGCCCGCTACCTCGGACAAGAAGAGGATCTCGGATCGATCGAGCGTGGCAAGCTGGCCGATTTCTTCCTGGTGATGGGCGATCCCACCAAGGACCTCAAGGACCTCAAGAAGATCGGCCTCGTCGCCAAGGGCGGGCAGATCTATTTCCCGGCGGAAGTCTATCCGGAATTCGGCATCACGCCGTTCGCGGAGTCGCCTGACATCGTCTCGACGCCCGAAGACTGA
- a CDS encoding YybH family protein: MKHLAPLALLSALAACSAPEAPEAEPAAVEVVDADACLPLEAADKAALRQLDQDYGAAWLLEGSEAQSEALMKLFAEDAVIIPGAGAEPLEGRDALEDFWFHEDSPPTIVNHFERATASIEGTSCLAAITGRSSAQWEYEGETTDYDGNYMILAAQAADGSWQIGRMIWNSRPGDDE, from the coding sequence ATGAAACATCTCGCCCCGCTCGCTCTTCTATCCGCCTTGGCGGCCTGTTCGGCGCCCGAAGCGCCCGAGGCTGAGCCTGCTGCTGTCGAGGTCGTCGATGCCGATGCCTGCCTACCGCTCGAGGCAGCCGACAAGGCGGCATTGCGCCAGCTCGACCAGGATTATGGCGCGGCTTGGCTGCTCGAAGGCAGCGAGGCGCAAAGCGAAGCGTTGATGAAGTTGTTCGCCGAGGATGCCGTCATCATCCCGGGCGCGGGCGCAGAACCCTTGGAAGGCCGCGACGCGCTCGAGGACTTCTGGTTCCACGAGGACAGCCCGCCCACCATCGTCAATCATTTCGAGCGCGCGACCGCCTCGATCGAAGGCACGTCCTGCCTCGCTGCCATCACCGGTCGGTCGAGCGCGCAATGGGAATATGAGGGCGAAACGACCGACTATGACGGCAATTACATGATCCTCGCCGCCCAGGCTGCCGACGGCAGCTGGCAGATCGGCCGGATGATCTGGAATTCGCGGCCCGGAGACGACGAGTAA